From a region of the Haloferax volcanii DS2 genome:
- a CDS encoding ketopantoate reductase family protein, whose protein sequence is MRILVFGAGSLGTLVGGLLASVHDVTLVARDPHAARVSAAGLDIIGAGSAHISPAATTTDTGHSADLALVTVKSFDTAAAADALADCDVDAVLSLQNGLTEETLASRLDAPVLAGTATYGARLVEPGRVECTGVGRIVLGALDGGPDPLAERVGKAFRDAGLNTLVATDMPRRRWEKLAVNAGINAVTALARVENGALAGDDAGELAHRAARETARVARLERVSLPNRVAREAVDRVVEKTAANRSSMLQDVAAEKRTEVDAINGAVVDIAADHDFEVPTNRTLAALLRAWERGAGLR, encoded by the coding sequence ATGCGTATTCTCGTCTTCGGCGCGGGCAGCCTCGGCACGCTCGTCGGCGGTCTCCTCGCGTCGGTCCACGACGTGACGCTCGTCGCCCGCGACCCGCACGCGGCCCGGGTGTCGGCGGCCGGGCTCGATATCATCGGTGCCGGGTCGGCGCACATCTCGCCGGCCGCGACGACGACCGACACGGGCCATTCGGCGGACCTCGCGCTCGTCACGGTCAAGTCGTTCGACACCGCGGCCGCTGCCGACGCGCTCGCTGACTGCGACGTGGACGCGGTGCTGTCGCTCCAGAACGGACTCACCGAGGAGACGCTCGCCTCTCGCCTCGACGCGCCGGTCCTCGCGGGAACGGCGACCTACGGAGCGCGATTAGTCGAGCCGGGCCGCGTCGAGTGCACCGGCGTCGGTCGGATCGTCTTGGGCGCGCTCGACGGCGGGCCCGACCCCCTCGCGGAGCGCGTCGGGAAGGCGTTCCGCGATGCGGGGCTCAACACGCTCGTCGCGACCGACATGCCGCGACGGCGCTGGGAGAAACTCGCCGTCAACGCCGGCATCAACGCGGTCACCGCGCTCGCGCGGGTCGAAAACGGCGCGCTCGCGGGCGACGACGCCGGCGAACTCGCACACCGAGCGGCCCGCGAAACGGCCCGCGTCGCCCGATTAGAGCGCGTGTCGCTCCCGAACCGCGTCGCCCGCGAGGCGGTCGACCGCGTGGTCGAAAAGACCGCCGCGAACCGCTCGTCGATGTTGCAGGACGTGGCGGCCGAAAAGCGGACCGAGGTGGACGCTATCAACGGTGCGGTAGTGGATATCGCCGCCGACCACGACTTCGAGGTGCCGACGAACCGGACGCTCGCGGCGCTCCTCCGGGCGTGGGAGCGGGGAGCAGGGCTTCGGTAG
- a CDS encoding uroporphyrinogen-III synthase gives MSQQVRAAVFRPDDDRIERAVELLDSLGATPVPDPMLAIEPTGATPEPGAFVVLTSKTGVELLDEAGWNPGDAVLCCIGPATADAARDAGWTVDRVPDEYTSAGLVDHLAPDVDGATVEVARSDHGSAVLTDGLRDAGADVHETVLYRLVRPEGAGESAELAAAGDLEAALFTSSLTVEHFLDAAAERGIREEAIAGLNDAVVGAIGPPTRDTAESHGIDVTVVPDEATFEALAVAAVETAAPTYHE, from the coding sequence ATGAGCCAGCAGGTCCGCGCGGCCGTCTTCCGCCCCGACGACGACCGCATCGAGCGCGCCGTCGAACTCCTCGACTCGCTCGGCGCGACCCCCGTCCCCGACCCGATGCTCGCAATCGAGCCGACCGGCGCGACGCCCGAACCCGGCGCGTTCGTCGTCCTGACGAGTAAGACCGGCGTCGAACTCCTCGACGAGGCCGGCTGGAACCCCGGCGACGCGGTGCTGTGCTGTATCGGCCCCGCGACCGCCGACGCCGCCCGCGACGCCGGCTGGACGGTCGACCGCGTCCCCGACGAGTACACCTCGGCCGGACTGGTCGACCACCTCGCGCCCGACGTGGACGGCGCGACGGTCGAAGTCGCCCGGAGCGACCACGGCAGTGCCGTCCTCACGGACGGCCTGCGCGACGCGGGCGCGGACGTTCACGAGACGGTGCTCTACCGGCTCGTCCGCCCCGAGGGAGCCGGCGAGTCGGCCGAGCTGGCCGCCGCCGGCGACCTCGAAGCCGCCCTGTTCACCTCGTCGCTCACGGTCGAACACTTCCTCGACGCCGCCGCCGAGCGCGGTATCCGCGAGGAGGCCATCGCCGGCCTGAACGACGCGGTCGTCGGCGCAATCGGGCCGCCGACCCGCGACACCGCGGAATCCCACGGCATCGACGTGACGGTCGTCCCCGACGAGGCGACGTTCGAAGCGCTCGCGGTCGCCGCGGTCGAGACCGCCGCGCCGACGTATCACGAGTGA
- a CDS encoding NifU family protein, whose translation MSTETQDGEDDLKERVVNFLRRNFPQIQMHGGSAAIRDLDRETGEVTVLLGGACSGCGISPMTIQAIKTRMVKEIPEINEVHADTGMGGDGGMGGDSRGGSPSFPGDTSDDTTDIEDDQGPQAPF comes from the coding sequence ATGAGCACGGAGACGCAGGACGGCGAGGACGACCTCAAAGAGCGTGTCGTGAACTTCCTCCGTCGGAACTTCCCGCAGATCCAGATGCACGGCGGCAGCGCGGCCATCAGAGACCTCGACCGCGAGACCGGCGAGGTCACCGTTCTCCTCGGTGGCGCTTGCTCCGGGTGCGGTATCTCCCCGATGACCATCCAGGCCATCAAGACCCGCATGGTCAAGGAGATTCCCGAGATCAACGAGGTCCACGCCGACACCGGCATGGGCGGCGACGGCGGGATGGGCGGCGACAGCCGCGGCGGCAGTCCGTCGTTCCCCGGCGACACCAGCGACGACACGACCGATATCGAGGACGACCAGGGCCCGCAAGCCCCGTTCTAA
- a CDS encoding DUF7557 family protein, whose translation MATANSNEVEYDYPVGYEPEVQTETVELDRRTVERLDALREDDESYDELITELASIFAASELSAARVDSPLIE comes from the coding sequence ATGGCGACTGCCAACTCGAACGAGGTCGAATACGACTACCCGGTCGGCTACGAACCGGAGGTACAAACAGAGACGGTCGAACTGGACCGTCGAACCGTCGAGCGACTCGACGCGCTGCGCGAGGACGACGAGTCGTACGACGAACTGATAACCGAGCTCGCGTCCATCTTCGCGGCGAGCGAACTCTCCGCCGCGCGCGTGGACAGCCCGCTCATCGAGTGA
- a CDS encoding DUF5783 family protein — MTEFDPEKFEDKYANYFPELQRAYKNAFETMNDEFDSSLIHGVDQQILNESEPFYDDGDFSVQLPDDPAERLTAVEIDDDELDAVLDRYVDEIESELRRVFGVEA; from the coding sequence ATGACCGAGTTCGACCCCGAGAAGTTCGAGGACAAGTACGCCAACTACTTCCCCGAACTCCAGCGCGCGTACAAGAACGCCTTCGAGACGATGAACGACGAGTTCGACTCGTCGCTCATCCACGGGGTCGACCAGCAGATTCTCAACGAGTCCGAGCCGTTCTACGATGACGGCGACTTCTCCGTGCAGCTCCCCGACGACCCCGCGGAGCGGCTGACGGCGGTCGAAATCGACGACGACGAGCTCGACGCCGTCCTCGACCGCTACGTCGACGAGATAGAAAGCGAGCTTCGGCGGGTCTTCGGCGTCGAGGCGTAA
- the ppk2 gene encoding polyphosphate kinase 2: protein MSADEPRYDDEGVLKKQQYKRELHRLQEELVKLQYWIKERDLRVCVVFEGRDAAGKGGVIKRITRRLNPRVARVVALGKPTEREQGQWYFQRYVEQLPTEGEMVLFDRSWYNRAGVERVMGFCTDEEYEEFLRTCPEFERMLVRSGVILVKYWFSISDEEQERRFQKRTDDPKRRWKLSLMDLEARSRWVEYSKAKDRMFEHTDIDEAPWHVVHADVKRHARLNCISHLLDQIDYEDLTPDPIELPPRQDDTGYERPPIDSQNWVPARFGENPVDD, encoded by the coding sequence ATGTCCGCCGACGAGCCCCGCTACGACGACGAGGGGGTCCTGAAGAAGCAACAGTACAAACGGGAGTTGCACCGCCTTCAGGAGGAACTGGTGAAACTCCAGTACTGGATAAAGGAACGCGACCTCCGGGTCTGCGTCGTCTTCGAGGGGCGCGACGCCGCGGGGAAAGGCGGCGTCATCAAGCGCATCACCCGCCGGCTCAACCCGCGGGTCGCGCGGGTCGTCGCGCTCGGCAAACCCACGGAGCGCGAACAGGGCCAGTGGTACTTCCAGCGGTACGTCGAACAGCTTCCGACAGAGGGCGAGATGGTGCTTTTCGACCGGAGTTGGTACAACCGCGCGGGCGTCGAGCGGGTGATGGGTTTCTGCACCGACGAGGAGTACGAGGAGTTCCTGCGGACCTGCCCCGAGTTCGAGCGGATGCTCGTCCGCTCGGGCGTTATCCTCGTCAAGTACTGGTTTTCCATCAGCGACGAGGAACAGGAACGGCGGTTCCAGAAACGAACAGACGACCCGAAGCGACGGTGGAAGCTGAGTCTGATGGACCTCGAAGCGCGCTCTCGGTGGGTCGAGTACTCGAAGGCGAAAGACCGGATGTTCGAACACACCGACATCGACGAGGCCCCGTGGCACGTCGTCCACGCCGACGTGAAGCGCCACGCGCGGCTCAACTGCATCTCGCACCTGCTGGACCAAATCGACTACGAGGACCTCACGCCCGACCCCATCGAACTCCCGCCGCGACAGGACGACACCGGATACGAGCGGCCGCCAATCGACAGCCAAAACTGGGTGCCCGCGCGGTTCGGGGAGAACCCGGTCGACGATTAG
- a CDS encoding single-stranded-DNA-specific exonuclease RecJ, giving the protein MDGPVPELTEHAAACAARLRDADRVLLASHIDADGLTSAGIASTALERAGIPFETVFCRQLDEAAVADIAATDYDTVLFTDFGSGQLDIIADHEAAGDFHPVIADHHQPAEGVETDHHLNPLRFGLNGASELSGAGASYVLARALEPDAGDNRDLAALAVVGAVGDMQDTNGELRGANAGIVDEGVEVGVVEEGTDLRIYGRQTRALPKLLQYATDVRIPGISNNEAGAIEFLTELDVPCRDDDGEWKRWVDLTGDERQTLASALMRRAIASGVPASRIDDLVGTTYVLSREREGTELRDVSEFSTLLNATARYDRADVGLAVCLGERDAALDRARRLLRNHRKNLSNGLQWVKEHGVRVEDNLQWFDAGDEIRETIVGIVAGMAVGTDATRNGIPVLAFAEKEDGEVKVSSRGSYVMVRDGLDLSAVMREASRAVGGDGGGHDVAAGATIPKGEVEAFIAEADRIVGEQLAENAD; this is encoded by the coding sequence ATGGACGGACCCGTCCCCGAACTCACAGAGCACGCGGCGGCCTGCGCGGCCCGCCTCCGCGACGCCGATCGGGTGCTCCTCGCCTCGCACATCGACGCCGACGGGTTGACGAGCGCCGGCATCGCCTCGACCGCGCTCGAACGCGCCGGTATCCCCTTCGAGACGGTGTTCTGCCGCCAACTCGACGAGGCCGCCGTGGCCGACATCGCGGCGACCGACTACGACACCGTGCTGTTCACGGACTTCGGCAGCGGCCAACTCGACATCATCGCCGACCACGAGGCGGCGGGCGACTTCCACCCCGTCATCGCCGACCACCACCAGCCCGCCGAGGGCGTCGAGACCGACCACCACCTCAACCCGCTCCGGTTCGGTCTCAACGGCGCGAGCGAACTCTCCGGCGCGGGCGCGAGCTACGTCCTCGCGCGGGCGCTCGAACCCGACGCTGGCGACAACCGCGACCTCGCCGCCCTCGCCGTCGTCGGCGCGGTCGGGGACATGCAGGACACGAACGGCGAACTCCGCGGGGCCAACGCGGGCATCGTCGACGAGGGCGTCGAAGTCGGCGTCGTCGAGGAGGGCACCGACCTCCGCATCTACGGCCGCCAGACCCGCGCGCTCCCGAAACTGCTCCAGTACGCGACGGACGTACGCATCCCCGGCATCTCGAACAACGAGGCCGGAGCCATCGAGTTCCTGACCGAACTCGACGTGCCCTGCCGCGACGACGACGGCGAGTGGAAGCGCTGGGTCGACCTCACCGGCGACGAGCGCCAGACGCTCGCCAGCGCCCTAATGCGCCGCGCCATCGCCAGCGGCGTTCCCGCCTCCCGCATCGACGACCTCGTGGGGACGACCTACGTGCTCTCTCGAGAGCGGGAGGGGACCGAACTCCGCGACGTGAGCGAGTTCTCGACGCTCCTGAACGCGACCGCGCGCTACGACCGCGCCGACGTGGGCCTCGCGGTCTGTCTCGGCGAGCGCGACGCGGCGCTCGACCGGGCGCGCAGGCTCCTTCGGAACCACCGCAAGAACCTCTCGAACGGCCTCCAGTGGGTGAAAGAACACGGCGTCCGCGTCGAGGACAACCTCCAGTGGTTCGACGCGGGCGACGAGATACGCGAGACCATCGTCGGCATCGTCGCCGGGATGGCCGTCGGCACCGACGCGACCCGAAACGGGATTCCCGTCCTCGCGTTCGCCGAGAAAGAAGACGGCGAAGTGAAAGTCTCCTCGCGCGGGTCGTACGTGATGGTCAGAGACGGGCTCGACCTCTCGGCGGTCATGCGCGAGGCGTCCCGTGCAGTCGGCGGCGACGGCGGCGGCCACGACGTGGCCGCGGGCGCGACGATTCCGAAGGGCGAAGTCGAGGCGTTCATCGCCGAGGCAGACCGCATCGTCGGCGAGCAGTTGGCTGAAAACGCGGACTAA
- a CDS encoding MFS transporter, translating to MTGNEAGEEARVETRDDSGDGSWRAVGSVAGWQTAASLCYYAIFAATGFVRDAFSVSESLVGLFLTAGLLGYTVFLFPSGAAVDGYGEKPVMVVGLLALSVALVGVTFAPPSYLLLLVTVALLGAAYSTAMPASNRGIVAAAPAGSKNLAMGLKQVGVTVGSGASSLVVTGVAVVAAWQVGFWAIAVFAAGYALVFATRYRGNLGTGRLERPRLAGLGGNRAYVALVAAGLFIGASIFSMLGYTVLYVQDVVGTGPALAGGVLAATQVTGSVGRIGAGSLADRLGGPRGAATVALVQLAGAVALFSLLVGTGGSFALTIAVFVTLGLTIHGSTGVFYSCLSGVVDDGDIGAATAGGQTALNVGGLVAPPLFGFVVESTGYGAGWALVAGSTVLATVLLFVVRRRI from the coding sequence GTGACGGGAAACGAAGCGGGAGAGGAGGCGAGAGTCGAGACGAGAGATGACTCGGGGGACGGCTCGTGGCGCGCCGTCGGCTCGGTCGCCGGCTGGCAGACCGCCGCGAGCCTCTGTTACTACGCCATCTTCGCGGCGACCGGCTTCGTCCGCGACGCGTTTTCGGTCTCCGAGTCGCTGGTCGGACTGTTCCTGACCGCCGGCCTGCTCGGTTACACGGTGTTTCTCTTTCCGAGCGGCGCGGCCGTCGACGGCTACGGCGAAAAGCCCGTGATGGTCGTCGGCCTGCTGGCGCTGTCGGTCGCGCTCGTCGGCGTCACGTTCGCGCCGCCGTCGTACCTCCTGTTGTTGGTGACGGTGGCGCTTCTCGGGGCGGCCTACTCGACCGCGATGCCGGCGTCGAACCGCGGCATCGTCGCGGCCGCGCCCGCCGGGAGCAAGAACCTCGCGATGGGGCTGAAGCAGGTCGGCGTCACCGTCGGCAGCGGGGCGTCGTCGCTCGTCGTCACCGGCGTCGCCGTCGTCGCCGCGTGGCAGGTGGGCTTCTGGGCCATCGCCGTCTTCGCCGCCGGCTACGCGCTCGTCTTCGCGACGCGCTACCGCGGAAACCTCGGGACAGGACGGCTCGAACGCCCCCGACTCGCCGGCCTCGGCGGCAACCGCGCCTACGTCGCGCTCGTCGCCGCCGGACTGTTCATCGGCGCGTCCATCTTCTCGATGCTCGGCTACACCGTCCTCTACGTGCAGGACGTGGTCGGAACCGGTCCCGCGCTCGCCGGGGGCGTCCTCGCGGCGACGCAGGTGACCGGAAGCGTCGGCCGCATCGGCGCGGGAAGCCTCGCGGACCGCCTCGGCGGGCCCCGCGGCGCGGCCACCGTCGCGCTCGTCCAACTGGCCGGCGCGGTTGCCCTCTTTTCGCTCCTCGTCGGAACCGGCGGCTCGTTCGCGCTCACCATCGCCGTCTTCGTGACGCTCGGCCTCACCATCCACGGCTCGACCGGCGTCTTCTACTCCTGTCTGAGCGGCGTCGTCGACGACGGCGACATCGGGGCGGCGACCGCCGGCGGCCAGACCGCGCTCAACGTCGGCGGCCTCGTCGCCCCGCCGCTTTTCGGCTTCGTCGTGGAATCGACGGGCTACGGGGCCGGCTGGGCGCTCGTCGCCGGCTCGACGGTGCTGGCGACCGTCCTCCTGTTCGTCGTCAGACGGCGAATCTGA
- a CDS encoding sulfatase: MTAESPENVLFVVMDTVRKDHLTPYGYDRPTTPGLDRFADEATVFEQAVAPAPWTLPVHASLFTGMYPSQHGANQENPYLEGATTLAETLSAAGYDTACYSSNAWITPYTHLTDGFAEQDNFFEVMPGEFLSGPLAKAWKTMNDSDALRTLADKLVSLGNTAHEYLAGGEGADSKTPAVVDQTIDFIDDSEEFFAFVNLMDAHLPYHPPEEYKERFAPGVDSTEVCQNSKEYNAGAYEIDDDEWDDIRGLYDAEIAHIDDQLTRLFDHLKETDRWDDTMVVVCADHGELHGEHGLYGHEFCLYDPLINVPLMVKHPDLDAERRGDQVELVDLYHTVLDSLGVEGGEPATPGDDAVGLDRTRSLLSADYREFAQSSNDDPGQRRDGQYAFVEYSRPVVELKQLEEKASSAGITLPEDSRFYSRMRAARRTDAKYVRIDRIPDEAYRIDDDPEETENVVDADTGDEAIAETEAALAEFEDAIGGAWTDALDTDVSDDSVDQMDDEAQDRLRDLGYLE, translated from the coding sequence ATGACTGCTGAGTCGCCCGAGAACGTCCTCTTCGTCGTCATGGACACCGTCCGAAAGGACCATCTCACGCCGTACGGCTACGACCGCCCGACGACGCCGGGCCTCGACCGGTTCGCCGACGAGGCGACCGTCTTCGAGCAGGCCGTCGCGCCCGCGCCGTGGACGTTGCCGGTCCACGCCTCGCTTTTCACCGGGATGTACCCCAGCCAGCACGGGGCCAACCAGGAGAACCCCTACCTCGAAGGCGCGACGACGCTCGCCGAGACGCTCTCGGCGGCCGGCTACGACACCGCCTGTTACTCCTCGAACGCGTGGATAACGCCCTATACGCACCTGACCGACGGCTTCGCGGAGCAGGACAACTTCTTCGAGGTCATGCCCGGCGAGTTCCTGTCGGGGCCGCTGGCGAAGGCCTGGAAGACGATGAACGACAGCGACGCGCTGCGGACGCTCGCCGACAAACTCGTCAGCCTCGGCAACACCGCCCACGAGTATCTCGCCGGCGGCGAGGGCGCGGACTCGAAGACGCCCGCGGTCGTCGACCAGACCATCGACTTCATCGACGACTCCGAGGAGTTCTTCGCGTTCGTCAACCTCATGGACGCGCACCTGCCGTACCACCCGCCCGAGGAGTACAAAGAGCGCTTCGCGCCGGGTGTCGATTCGACCGAGGTCTGCCAGAACTCCAAGGAGTACAACGCCGGTGCCTACGAGATTGACGACGACGAGTGGGATGACATCCGCGGGCTCTACGACGCCGAAATCGCCCACATCGACGACCAGCTCACCCGGCTGTTCGACCACCTCAAAGAGACCGACCGCTGGGACGACACGATGGTCGTCGTCTGCGCCGACCACGGCGAACTCCACGGCGAACACGGCCTCTACGGCCACGAGTTCTGCCTGTACGACCCGCTCATCAACGTCCCGCTGATGGTCAAACACCCCGACCTCGACGCGGAGCGACGCGGCGACCAGGTCGAACTGGTCGACCTCTACCACACGGTGCTCGACTCGCTCGGCGTCGAAGGCGGCGAGCCCGCGACCCCCGGCGACGACGCGGTCGGCCTCGACCGCACGCGCTCGCTCCTGTCGGCCGATTACCGGGAGTTCGCGCAGTCGTCGAACGACGACCCCGGTCAGCGCCGCGACGGTCAGTACGCCTTCGTCGAGTACTCCCGTCCCGTGGTCGAACTCAAGCAGCTAGAAGAAAAGGCGTCGAGCGCCGGCATCACCCTACCTGAAGACTCGCGGTTCTACTCCCGGATGCGGGCGGCGCGGCGGACCGACGCCAAGTACGTCCGAATCGACCGCATCCCCGACGAAGCCTACCGCATCGACGACGACCCCGAGGAGACCGAGAACGTCGTCGACGCCGACACGGGCGACGAGGCCATCGCGGAGACCGAGGCCGCCCTCGCGGAGTTCGAAGACGCAATCGGCGGCGCGTGGACCGACGCGCTCGACACCGACGTGTCGGACGACTCGGTCGACCAGATGGACGACGAGGCGCAGGACCGACTCCGCGACCTCGGCTACCTCGAATAG